The following are encoded in a window of Qipengyuania soli genomic DNA:
- a CDS encoding TorF family putative porin, translating to MRKIIAMAALPLMFASTAAMAQDEDTEEATGAWEVDGEIGVNSDYRFRGISLSDKDPEVTAELSVSHESGLYAGVWASNVALEDGADDLELDLYAGYAADVGAISIDVGAVYYLYPDFSDYNYVELLGSIGTAVGPGTVTLGVAYAPSQENLGDEDNTYVYISGEMPIGDSPISVHGTFGIEDGAFADNKKDWLIGASYDLGSGFTATLDYVDTAHSFTSLGDATVVAGLSFAF from the coding sequence ATGCGCAAGATCATTGCAATGGCGGCACTGCCGCTCATGTTCGCGTCGACCGCGGCGATGGCACAGGATGAAGATACCGAGGAAGCGACCGGCGCCTGGGAAGTCGACGGCGAAATCGGGGTCAACTCCGACTATCGCTTCCGCGGCATTTCGCTGTCGGACAAGGATCCCGAAGTAACCGCGGAACTCAGCGTTTCGCACGAGTCCGGCCTTTACGCCGGGGTGTGGGCCTCGAACGTCGCACTCGAGGATGGTGCCGACGATCTCGAACTCGACCTTTACGCCGGTTATGCCGCCGACGTCGGCGCGATCAGCATCGACGTCGGTGCGGTCTACTATCTCTATCCGGACTTCAGCGACTACAATTACGTCGAACTGCTCGGATCGATCGGGACGGCGGTAGGCCCGGGCACGGTGACCCTTGGTGTCGCCTATGCCCCGAGCCAGGAAAACCTCGGCGACGAAGACAACACCTACGTTTACATCTCGGGTGAAATGCCGATCGGCGATTCCCCGATTTCGGTCCACGGTACCTTCGGTATCGAGGACGGCGCCTTTGCCGACAACAAGAAGGACTGGCTGATCGGCGCCAGCTACGATCTGGGCAGCGGCTTCACCGCGACGCTCGATTATGTGGATACGGCCCACAGTTTCACCAGCCTTGGTGATGCGACCGTGGTCGCGGGCCTGTCCTTCGCATTCTAA
- a CDS encoding MFS transporter, giving the protein MHTVTPDRPHHQQQSLRFLMLYALAAAGGSAAYAPFLTLLLPVRVTGQWGAQGLEILSYTAFAGAVAASIANIVFGWLSDRTRNRRGWILAGVFVSGVLLVAMQHVETVASLLAMIVLWQVGLNMMLNPLLAWAGDCVPDEQKGLLGGLLSIAPALGAFTGMIITYPGLAGGDTRLVLNAVIVAAMILPVVFFGRPRPMPHLVTAMHEEGRPAEHAKDEPVRRMWIARLLVQIAEAALFAFLLLWLRSIDGTMTDNDTARVFTVVLIASVPLALVIGRWSDKVDRPRLPLTVTAGGAALGLVALAGAHTGPTAMAAYVLFGVMAGIFLALHSSQTLRVLPRPGTRGRDLGIFNLTNTVPSLVMPWIVLALIPAFGFQGLFLLLAGLSAVACLLLATMPRI; this is encoded by the coding sequence ATGCACACCGTCACGCCCGACCGACCGCACCACCAACAGCAGTCGCTGCGCTTCCTCATGCTCTACGCGCTGGCGGCGGCCGGTGGCTCTGCGGCCTATGCGCCTTTCCTCACGCTCCTGCTGCCGGTGCGGGTGACCGGGCAATGGGGCGCGCAGGGGCTCGAAATCCTTTCCTACACGGCGTTTGCTGGCGCGGTCGCGGCAAGCATTGCCAACATCGTCTTCGGGTGGCTCAGCGACAGGACCCGGAACCGACGCGGCTGGATACTGGCCGGCGTGTTCGTCTCGGGCGTCCTGCTCGTTGCCATGCAGCATGTCGAGACGGTCGCGAGCCTCCTGGCGATGATCGTGCTGTGGCAGGTCGGGCTCAACATGATGCTCAACCCGCTCCTTGCCTGGGCCGGTGACTGCGTGCCCGACGAACAGAAGGGACTGCTGGGCGGGCTGTTGTCGATCGCTCCGGCGCTGGGCGCTTTCACGGGCATGATCATCACCTATCCCGGCCTCGCGGGAGGCGATACGAGGCTGGTCCTCAACGCCGTCATCGTCGCGGCAATGATCCTGCCGGTGGTCTTCTTCGGTCGCCCGCGTCCGATGCCGCATCTCGTCACGGCCATGCACGAGGAAGGCCGGCCCGCGGAGCATGCGAAGGACGAGCCTGTCCGGCGGATGTGGATTGCGCGACTGCTCGTCCAGATTGCCGAGGCGGCCCTCTTCGCTTTCCTTCTCCTGTGGTTGCGCAGCATCGACGGGACAATGACCGACAATGACACCGCCCGGGTGTTCACGGTCGTCCTGATAGCATCGGTGCCGCTCGCACTCGTCATCGGCCGCTGGTCGGACAAGGTAGACCGCCCGCGCCTGCCGTTGACTGTGACGGCGGGAGGGGCGGCGCTTGGCCTCGTCGCACTGGCTGGGGCGCACACCGGCCCGACGGCCATGGCGGCCTATGTCCTCTTCGGGGTCATGGCAGGCATCTTCCTCGCACTCCACTCAAGCCAGACCCTGCGCGTCTTGCCGCGCCCGGGAACGCGCGGGCGGGACCTCGGGATCTTCAACCTGACCAACACCGTGCCGTCGCTGGTGATGCCTTGGATCGTGCTAGCGCTCATCCCAGCCTTCGGGTTCCAGGGGCTGTTCCTCCTGCTGGCAGGACTTTCGGCAGTTGCCTGCCTGCTACTCGCCACAATGCCACGCATCTGA
- a CDS encoding NAD(P)/FAD-dependent oxidoreductase, which produces MSDYPSSWYAATAAQLDRQPRLEGTATADVVVVGGGFTGLSAALSAAEAGYSVILLEAHRIGWGASGRNGGQMIPGMRWSAPELVERFGPDEGKRLVEIGMAANTSVRRRIAKHAIDCELRDGHFHAAWKAAHLDEMRDELELLQRLIGYEGARVVDKAELPSIVASDAYAGGMYDANGGHLHALNYALGLARAALAAGVAIHEDTAALDVDHGSPVIVTTPHGRVEAKHGILACDSDIGSIEPRLGRMMMPVVNYNVVTRPLTPSEAEALIPSNASIAESRFVLNYYRRTPDNRLMFGGGEKYTPKPPRDVRAFVRPHLEGVFPQLRGVEIDHAWGGTIGVTMNRLPHFGRIGNSFFAHGYSGHGVLLTTLAGELVVEAMRGTAEHFDLMASLPTHPFPGGPLLRHPLHVAGMLYYALRDRL; this is translated from the coding sequence ATGTCCGACTATCCGTCCTCCTGGTATGCGGCGACCGCAGCCCAACTCGACCGCCAGCCGCGGCTTGAGGGCACTGCCACGGCGGACGTCGTGGTGGTCGGCGGGGGCTTCACCGGCCTTTCGGCGGCACTGAGCGCGGCGGAGGCCGGATACTCGGTCATCCTGCTAGAGGCGCATCGCATCGGTTGGGGAGCCTCGGGCCGCAATGGCGGGCAGATGATTCCGGGGATGCGCTGGTCGGCACCCGAACTCGTCGAGCGCTTCGGTCCGGACGAGGGCAAGCGCCTCGTCGAGATCGGTATGGCGGCGAATACCTCGGTCCGGCGCAGGATCGCCAAGCACGCGATCGACTGCGAACTGCGCGACGGGCATTTTCACGCTGCATGGAAGGCCGCGCACCTCGACGAGATGCGCGACGAGCTCGAACTTCTCCAGCGCCTCATCGGCTACGAAGGCGCGCGGGTGGTCGATAAGGCCGAGCTGCCTTCGATCGTCGCAAGCGATGCCTACGCGGGCGGGATGTACGACGCCAACGGCGGACACCTCCACGCGCTGAACTATGCCCTCGGCCTTGCCCGTGCGGCGCTGGCCGCAGGGGTGGCCATCCACGAGGATACGGCCGCGCTCGACGTCGATCATGGAAGCCCCGTGATAGTCACCACCCCCCACGGGCGGGTCGAGGCGAAGCACGGCATCCTCGCATGCGATTCCGACATCGGCTCGATCGAGCCCAGGCTCGGCCGGATGATGATGCCGGTGGTGAACTACAATGTGGTCACCCGGCCACTGACGCCATCCGAGGCCGAGGCGCTGATCCCGTCGAACGCCTCGATCGCCGAGAGCCGCTTCGTGCTCAACTACTACCGCCGCACGCCCGACAACCGGCTGATGTTCGGCGGGGGCGAGAAGTACACGCCCAAGCCACCGCGCGACGTCCGCGCTTTCGTCCGCCCGCACCTGGAAGGTGTCTTCCCGCAATTGCGCGGTGTGGAGATCGATCATGCCTGGGGCGGAACCATCGGCGTCACCATGAACCGCCTCCCCCACTTCGGGCGGATTGGGAACAGCTTCTTCGCCCATGGCTATTCGGGCCATGGAGTTCTTCTGACGACGCTCGCCGGTGAACTGGTGGTCGAGGCGATGCGCGGCACCGCCGAGCACTTCGACCTCATGGCCAGTCTGCCGACACATCCATTTCCCGGCGGGCCACTACTACGCCATCCGCTACATGTAGCAGGCATGCTCTACTATGCGCTGAGGGACCGGCTATGA
- a CDS encoding aspartate aminotransferase family protein produces MGQTITGATMAERNDLSAFWMPFTDNRGFKAHPRMFVSAKGMHYTSATGHQVLDATGGLWCVNAGHGREKIVEAIRASAGELDFAPTFQLAHPLAFEAASKLSMIMPEGLDRIFFANSGSEAVDSALKIALAYQRARGQGSRTRLIGRERGYHGVGFGGISVGGIVNNRRQFGTLLNGVDHMRHTHDLGRNAFSRGLPEHGAELADDLERIVALHGADTIAAVIVEPVAGSTGVLVPPVGYLQRLRDICDRHDILLIFDEVITAFGRVGKATAAERFGVTPDIITMAKGLTNAAVPMGAVAVRREVHDTVVDNAPAGIELFHGYTYSAHPLASTAAIATLDLYREEGLFERAIELEDYWADAIHSLKGAPHVIDCRNIGLIGGIELEPRPGAPTKRAMEIFHRAFDEGLLIRVTGDIIALSPPLILDKSHIDEIVGKLAKLLPAIG; encoded by the coding sequence ATGGGTCAAACGATCACCGGAGCCACCATGGCCGAGCGCAACGACCTGTCCGCCTTCTGGATGCCCTTCACCGACAACCGCGGCTTCAAGGCACATCCGCGCATGTTCGTCTCGGCCAAGGGGATGCATTACACTTCTGCCACCGGCCACCAGGTGCTCGATGCCACAGGCGGGCTGTGGTGCGTCAATGCCGGACACGGACGGGAAAAGATCGTCGAGGCGATCCGTGCCTCTGCTGGCGAGCTCGACTTCGCTCCGACTTTCCAGCTGGCCCACCCGCTGGCATTCGAAGCCGCATCCAAGCTGTCGATGATCATGCCCGAGGGGCTGGACCGCATCTTCTTCGCCAACTCCGGCTCCGAGGCGGTCGACAGCGCACTCAAGATCGCGCTCGCTTATCAGCGGGCTCGCGGCCAGGGCAGCCGCACGCGCCTGATCGGTCGCGAGCGGGGCTATCACGGCGTCGGCTTCGGCGGCATTTCGGTGGGTGGCATCGTCAACAACCGCCGACAGTTCGGCACGCTCCTCAATGGCGTCGACCACATGCGCCACACGCATGACCTGGGCCGCAATGCCTTCTCGCGAGGCCTTCCCGAACACGGCGCCGAGCTTGCCGACGACCTCGAGCGGATCGTGGCCCTGCACGGCGCAGACACCATTGCAGCCGTCATAGTCGAGCCGGTGGCAGGTTCGACCGGCGTGCTTGTTCCCCCGGTCGGATATCTTCAGCGCCTGCGCGATATCTGCGACCGCCATGACATCCTGCTGATCTTCGACGAGGTCATCACCGCCTTCGGACGAGTGGGCAAGGCGACCGCCGCCGAACGTTTCGGCGTCACTCCCGACATCATCACCATGGCCAAGGGCCTAACCAACGCCGCGGTCCCGATGGGCGCCGTGGCGGTTCGTCGCGAAGTTCACGACACGGTGGTCGACAATGCGCCGGCCGGAATCGAACTGTTCCACGGCTACACTTACAGCGCCCACCCGCTGGCTTCGACAGCAGCCATCGCCACGCTCGATCTCTACCGCGAGGAAGGCCTGTTCGAGCGGGCGATAGAGCTTGAGGATTACTGGGCCGATGCGATTCATTCGCTGAAGGGCGCCCCGCACGTCATCGATTGCCGCAACATCGGGCTCATTGGTGGCATCGAACTCGAACCGCGTCCCGGCGCTCCGACCAAGCGGGCGATGGAGATCTTCCACCGCGCTTTCGACGAGGGCCTGCTGATCCGCGTCACGGGCGATATCATCGCGCTCTCGCCCCCACTCATCCTCGACAAGTCGCATATCGACGAGATTGTCGGCAAGCTGGCGAAACTGCTGCCTGCCATCGGTTGA
- a CDS encoding glutamine synthetase family protein, with the protein MSTDIASWISERGISEVECIVPDMNGIQRGKVLPANKFLKSLTDRTLRIPVSVFSVTVTGEYPDDVDHIVLPYDPDMTLVPDPTTLREAPGFQTPTAYVIADAYTGKNDPVEIAPRAILKRVLALYEKRGWKPVIAPEVEFYLVSKNLDSDFPLVPPAGRSGRPETASQPFGLEALGEFEDIIEHIYDFCEKADLNIDTMIHEAGAAQLEVNFVHGDPLELADEVLLFKRIVRQVALEHGVYGTFLAKPMSDQPGSAMHIHQSILDIETGRNVFTTQNGRDSALFRSHIAGLARLLPQITPMFAPNVNSFRRMRPDSAAPINVQWGSDNRSCGLRIPISDPANRRIENRLPGADSNPYLAIAASLICGYVGMVERMQPPKSVTGNAYNRARTLPRTLEGALDRFSKCKQVRQYLGEDFFEVFYAIKETELYAYQSVISSWEREHLLLRV; encoded by the coding sequence ATGAGTACCGACATCGCCAGCTGGATCAGCGAACGCGGGATCAGCGAAGTCGAATGCATCGTTCCCGACATGAACGGGATCCAGCGCGGCAAGGTCTTGCCCGCCAACAAGTTTCTCAAATCGCTGACAGATCGCACGCTGCGCATTCCGGTCAGCGTTTTCTCGGTCACGGTAACGGGCGAATATCCGGACGATGTCGACCACATCGTCCTGCCCTACGATCCGGACATGACGCTGGTGCCGGACCCGACCACGCTGCGCGAGGCACCGGGGTTCCAGACCCCTACTGCCTATGTCATCGCCGACGCCTACACTGGCAAGAATGACCCGGTCGAAATCGCGCCCCGCGCGATCCTGAAGCGCGTCCTGGCGCTCTACGAGAAGCGCGGATGGAAGCCCGTGATCGCGCCCGAGGTCGAGTTCTATCTCGTCTCCAAGAACCTCGATTCTGACTTCCCGCTGGTCCCGCCAGCAGGCCGCTCGGGGCGACCGGAAACGGCGAGCCAGCCCTTCGGCCTCGAAGCGCTTGGCGAGTTCGAGGACATCATCGAGCACATCTACGATTTCTGCGAGAAGGCCGATCTCAACATCGACACTATGATCCACGAGGCCGGCGCAGCCCAGCTCGAGGTCAATTTCGTCCATGGCGATCCGCTGGAGTTGGCCGACGAAGTGCTGCTGTTCAAGCGCATCGTGCGGCAGGTCGCGCTAGAGCACGGTGTTTACGGGACCTTCCTCGCCAAGCCCATGTCCGACCAGCCGGGCAGTGCGATGCACATCCACCAGTCGATCCTCGACATAGAGACTGGCCGGAACGTCTTCACCACGCAGAACGGTCGCGACAGCGCCCTTTTCCGCAGCCACATTGCTGGGCTTGCCCGGCTGCTGCCGCAGATCACCCCGATGTTCGCGCCGAACGTCAACTCGTTCCGCCGCATGAGGCCCGACAGCGCGGCGCCGATCAATGTCCAGTGGGGCAGCGACAACCGTTCCTGCGGCTTGCGCATCCCGATCTCCGACCCGGCAAATCGCCGGATCGAGAACCGCCTGCCGGGTGCAGACTCCAATCCCTATCTCGCCATCGCCGCGTCGCTCATCTGCGGCTACGTCGGCATGGTCGAACGGATGCAGCCGCCCAAGAGCGTGACCGGCAATGCCTACAACCGCGCGCGGACCCTGCCGCGCACGCTGGAAGGTGCACTCGATCGATTCAGCAAGTGCAAGCAGGTGCGCCAGTATCTCGGGGAGGACTTCTTCGAGGTCTTCTACGCGATCAAGGAAACCGAGCTTTACGCCTACCAGTCGGTCATCAGCTCGTGGGAACGCGAGCACCTGTTGCTCCGTGTCTGA